The following are from one region of the Leucobacter sp. Psy1 genome:
- a CDS encoding amino acid permease yields MTEPSPKREPSAAYDHPVSPQTSAGHTAAVPSKLRSRHVMMITLGGIIGASLFVGSGNVIRSVGPAAILSYLIGGLLVFLAMRMLGEMAAARPTIGSFMEYARVGLGNWAAYLVGWLYWYFWVGVLAYEAVLGGETLHEWFAFLPSWTWSLILILVFIITNAISVRTFGEVEFWLASIKVLAIVVFLGAGLLFVLGLWPNATFSVPNLWEHGGFAPNGYGIAFTGVALVIFSYFGTEIAVMAAAESEDPAKGIRQATSTVIWRILLFFVGAVLIIVMAVPWDELPEPVNVAAAPFTYVFSLLGLPGAAVVMQLIIFTAVISVLNSGLYSASRMFAALADQGFAPKFIAQRSKNGVPLWALVASTSGAIVATIVNFAAPDSGVFDFIMNSAGLVALFVYVFIALTQMRLRQKMSPEEVSGLQLKMWLHPWLNILLIVAIAGVLVVMLSSEDGRTQVWTSLIATGVLIVCWPFVRRNLAKRSALRPDAQVQSNG; encoded by the coding sequence GTGACCGAACCGTCCCCCAAGCGCGAGCCGAGTGCCGCCTACGACCACCCCGTCTCGCCTCAGACCTCCGCGGGACACACGGCGGCAGTGCCATCGAAGCTGAGATCGCGGCACGTCATGATGATCACCCTCGGCGGGATCATCGGCGCGAGTCTCTTCGTCGGCTCGGGCAACGTCATTCGCTCGGTCGGCCCAGCCGCGATCCTCTCCTACCTCATCGGCGGACTCCTCGTCTTCCTCGCGATGCGCATGCTCGGCGAGATGGCGGCCGCGCGACCCACCATCGGGTCGTTCATGGAGTACGCCAGGGTCGGCCTCGGCAACTGGGCTGCGTATCTCGTCGGCTGGCTGTACTGGTACTTCTGGGTGGGCGTACTCGCCTACGAGGCGGTGCTCGGCGGCGAGACGCTCCACGAGTGGTTCGCATTTCTCCCGTCGTGGACCTGGTCACTCATCCTGATCCTCGTCTTCATCATCACCAACGCGATTTCGGTGCGCACGTTCGGTGAGGTCGAGTTCTGGCTCGCGAGCATCAAGGTGCTCGCGATCGTCGTCTTCCTGGGCGCCGGGCTGCTGTTCGTTCTCGGACTCTGGCCGAACGCGACGTTCTCCGTGCCGAACCTCTGGGAACACGGTGGGTTCGCGCCGAACGGATACGGTATCGCCTTCACCGGTGTGGCTCTCGTGATCTTCTCGTACTTCGGCACCGAGATCGCGGTGATGGCCGCCGCAGAATCGGAGGACCCCGCGAAGGGGATCCGCCAGGCCACGAGCACCGTGATCTGGCGAATTCTGCTCTTCTTCGTCGGAGCGGTCCTCATCATCGTCATGGCCGTGCCGTGGGATGAGCTGCCCGAGCCGGTGAACGTGGCTGCGGCACCGTTCACGTACGTGTTCTCGCTGCTCGGACTGCCAGGCGCCGCGGTGGTCATGCAGCTCATCATCTTCACCGCCGTCATCTCGGTCCTGAACTCGGGCCTGTACTCGGCGTCGCGAATGTTCGCCGCGCTCGCGGATCAGGGATTCGCCCCGAAGTTCATCGCCCAACGATCGAAGAACGGCGTGCCGCTCTGGGCGCTCGTCGCTTCGACCAGCGGCGCGATCGTCGCCACGATCGTGAATTTCGCCGCTCCGGACTCGGGTGTCTTCGACTTCATCATGAACTCGGCAGGACTGGTAGCGCTGTTCGTCTACGTCTTCATCGCACTGACGCAGATGCGCCTCCGCCAGAAGATGTCTCCGGAGGAGGTCTCCGGGCTGCAGCTGAAGATGTGGCTCCACCCGTGGCTGAACATTCTGCTGATCGTGGCGATTGCCGGAGTGCTCGTCGTCATGCTCTCCAGCGAGGATGGTCGCACGCAGGTCTGGACGAGCCTCATCGCGACGGGAGTGCTCATCGTCTGCTGGCCTTTTGTGCGACGAAATCTGGCGAAGCGCTCAGCCCTCCGACCGGACGCGCAGGTTCAATCGAACGGTTGA